In Populus alba chromosome 9, ASM523922v2, whole genome shotgun sequence, a genomic segment contains:
- the LOC118035217 gene encoding cytochrome P450 86A1 — protein METLPFLLTLAAATSVYLLWFYLLARKLTGPKVWPVVGSLPLLFVNRRRFHDWIAANLRATGGAGTYQTCTIPLPFLARKQGFYTVTCHPKNMEHILRTKFDNYPKGPEWQAAFHDLLGQGIFNSDGETWLIQRKTAALEFTTRTLRQAMARWVNQTIKNRLWNILDKAVTAKHSVDLQELLLRLTFDNICGLTFGKDPETLSPEMPENPFAIAFDTATEATLQRFLYPGILWRVQKLLGIGAERRLKKSLEVVEKYMDDAIAARKENPSDDLLSRFMKKRDVEGNHFPISVLQRIALNFVLAGRDTSSVALSWFFWLVMNHPEVEAKIVKEISAILTETRGNDRQKWLDEPLVFDEADKLVYLKAALAETLRLYPSVPQDFKYVVENDVLPDGTRVPAGSTITYSIYSVGRMKSIWGEDCMEFKPERWLSPEEDRFEPPKDGYKFVAFNAGPRTCLGKDLAYLQMKSVASAVLLRYRLSLVPGHRVEQKMSLTLFMKNGLHVFLHPRTLA, from the coding sequence ATGGAAACCTTGCCTTTCCTCTTAACCCTCGCAGCTGCTACATCAGTTTATCTTCTATGGTTCTATCTCCTAGCCCGTAAACTTACCGGCCCAAAAGTATGGCCTGTAGTGGGTAGCCTTCCATTACTGTTCGTGAACCGGAGAAGATTCCATGATTGGATTGCTGCTAACCTCCGCGCAACTGGTGGTGCCGGAACCTACCAGACGTGCACGATACCACTTCCTTTCTTGGCTCGCAAACAAGGATTCTACACAGTCACTTGCCACCCCAAAAACATGGAACATATTCTTCGAACCAAGTTTGATAACTATCCCAAAGGACCCGAATGGCAAGCTGCGTTTCATGATCTTTTAGGCCAAGGGATCTTTAATAGTGATGGAGAAACGTGGCTCATTCAACGCAAAACTGCAGCTTTAGAGTTCACTACTCGGACTTTACGGCAAGCCATGGCTCGATGGGTGAACCAGACAATCAAGAATCGTCTGTGGAACATTTTGGACAAGGCAGTTACAGCGAAGCATTCGGTGGACTTGCAAGAATTATTGCTTCGCTTAACCTTCGACAACATATGTGGACTCACATTTGGCAAGGATCCAGAGACTCTCTCGCCAGAAATGCCAGAAAATCCATTTGCTATTGCCTTTGACACGGCCACTGAGGCTACTCTACAGAGGTTTCTTTACCCTGGTATCTTGTGGAGAGTCCAGAAGCTTTTAGGAATTGGAGCAGAGAGGAGATTAAAGAAGAGCCTCGAAGTTGTGGAAAAATACATGGATGATGCCATCGCAGCACGCAAAGAAAACCCGTCTGATGATTTATTATCACGATTCATGAAGAAGAGAGACGTTGAAGGTAACCACTTTCCAATCTCTGTTCTGCAACGAATTGCTCTCAACTTTGTCCTTGCCGGCCGCGACACCTCATCTGTTGCTCTTAGCTGGTTCTTCTGGCTAGTCATGAACCATCCTGAAGTCGAAGCAAAGATAGTCAAGGAAATATCAGCCATACTCACGGAAACACGTGGAAATGATCGCCAGAAATGGCTTGATGAGCCTCTAGTCTTTGATGAAGCTGATAAACTTGTTTATCTCAAAGCAGCATTAGCTGAAACATTGCGTTTATACCCGTCAGTACCACAAGACTTCAAATACGTCGTGGAAAACGATGTTCTGCCCGACGGTACACGTGTACCAGCAGGTTCAACGATTACGTATTCTATTTATTCTGTTGGAAGGATGAAGAGCATATGGGGCGAGGACTGCATGGAATTTAAACCAGAGCGATGGCTATCACCAGAAGAGGACAGGTTTGAGCCACCTAAAGATGGCTACAAGTTTGTGGCCTTTAATGCTGGACCCAGGACTTGCCTAGGGAAGGACTTGGCTTACTTGCAAATGAAGTCTGTGGCTTCTGCTGTGCTGTTGCGCTACCGTTTGTCACTGGTTCCTGGTCACCGTGTAGAGCAGAAGATGTCTCTTACTTTGTTCATGAAGAATGGGCTCCACGTATTCTTGCATCCACGTACTCTTGCATAG
- the LOC118035216 gene encoding sodium-dependent phosphate transport protein 1, chloroplastic isoform X1: protein MNTSRALLYSFTDPTFRPLKSPPDISSPKRRPRERLNFRVRLHNHRCCVSRVSVRNSGRGETWKVYADVKSEPYEILKSVPESVKLEEDALDDVVLDSTMPWWEEFPKRWVIVILCFSAFLLCNMDRVNMSIAILPMSAENNWNPATVGLIQSSFFWGYLLTQIAGGIWADTVGGKKVLGFGVIWWSIATILTPVAAKVGLPFLLVVRAFMGIGEGVAMPAMNNILSKWVPVSERSRSLAFVYSGMYLGSVTGLAFSPFLIHQFGWPSVFYSFGSLGTVWFAAWLSKAHSSPLDDPQLRPAEKKLIFANSFSKEPVETIPWRLILSKAPVWALIVSHFCHNWGTFILLTWMPTYYNQVLKFNLTESGLFCVLPWLTMAFSANLGGWIADTLVSKGLSVTTVRKIMQSIGFLGPAFFLTQLSHIDSPAMAVLCMACSQGTDAFSQSGLYSNHQDIAPRYSGVLLGLSNTAGVLAGVFGTAATGYILQHGSWDDVFKVSVGLYLVGTVVWNLFSTGEKILD from the exons ATGAACACTAGTAGAGCTCTTCTCTACTCCTTCACCGACCCTACTTTTCGCCCTCTAAAATCTCCTCCCGATATCTCATCCCCTAAACGAAGACCTAGAGAGCGGCTTAATTTTCGAGTCCGGTTACACAATCACCGATGTTGTGTTTCTCGGGTCTCGGTGAGGAATTCGGGTCGGGGTGAGACATGGAAAGTGTATGCTGATGTTAAGTCGGAGCCGTATGAGATATTGAAGTCGGTTCCGGAATCGGTGAAGTTGGAGGAGGATGCTTTGGACGATGTTGTTCTGGATAGTACGATGCCGTGGTGGGAAGAGTTCCCTAAACGATGGgtcattgtcattctttgtttCTCGGCTTTTCTTCTTTGCAATATGGATAGA GTAAATATGAGCATTGCAATACTTCCAATGTCAGCCGAGAACAATTGGAACCCAGCCACTGTCGGTTTGATCCAGTCTTCATTTTTCTGGGGCTACTTACTCACCCAA ATTGCTGGTGGCATTTGGGCGGACACAGTGGGCGGGAAGAAGGTTTTGGGATTTGGTGTCATTTGGTGGTCCATTGCTACGATTCTTACTCCTGTTGCTGCTAAAGTTGGATTACCCTTCCTACTCGTTGTTCGCGCTTTCATGGGGATTGGTGAG GGTGTTGCGATGCCTGCCATGAATAACATTCTGTCCAAATGGGTTCCTGTATCAGAGAGGAGTAGATCATTAGCGTTTGTGTACAGCGGGATGTACCTTGGATCAGTCACTGGCCTGGCCTTTTCACCATTTTTAATACATCAGTTTGGATGGCCATCGGTTTTTTACTCCTTTGGTTCTCTAGGAACGGTTTGGTTTGCTGCATGGCTCAGTAAG GCACACAGTTCACCTCTCGACGATCCTCAGCTGCGGCCTGCAGAAAAGAAGTTGATTTTTGCGAACAGTTTTTCCAAGGAACCTGTTGAAACGATCCCTTGGAGACTAATCTTGTCGAAAGCCCCTGTATGGGCCCTAATAGTGTCTCACTTCTGTCACAACTGGGGAACATTTATTCTTTTGACATGGATGCCAACATATTATAATCAA GTCTTGAAGTTCAATCTTACAGAATCTGGCCTTTTCTGTGTCTTGCCCTGGCTTACAATGGCATTTTCTGCAAATTTGGGAGGTTGGATTGCAGATACTCTTGTGAGCAAAGGTTTATCTGTTACAACAGTCCGTAAG ATCATGCAATCAATTGGCTTTCTTGGCCCTGCCTTCTTCCTAACTCAGTTGAGCCACATTGATTCTCCTGCAATGGCTGTTCTGTGCATGGCATGCAGCCAG GGAACTGATGCATTTTCCCAGTCTGGTCTATATTCAAACCATCAAGATATTGCCCCCCGATATTCT GGAGTGCTGCTTGGTCTATCCAATACAGCTGGAGTATTGGCAGGGGTGTTTGGAACTGCAGCCACTGGTTACATCTTGCAACATG GTTCTTGGGATGATGTTTTCAAGGTTTCAGTTGGGCTCTACTTGGTTGGAACAGTCGTCTGGAACCTCTTTTCAACGGGTGAGAAAATATTGGATTAG
- the LOC118035216 gene encoding probable anion transporter 1, chloroplastic isoform X2 has product MSIAILPMSAENNWNPATVGLIQSSFFWGYLLTQIAGGIWADTVGGKKVLGFGVIWWSIATILTPVAAKVGLPFLLVVRAFMGIGEGVAMPAMNNILSKWVPVSERSRSLAFVYSGMYLGSVTGLAFSPFLIHQFGWPSVFYSFGSLGTVWFAAWLSKAHSSPLDDPQLRPAEKKLIFANSFSKEPVETIPWRLILSKAPVWALIVSHFCHNWGTFILLTWMPTYYNQVLKFNLTESGLFCVLPWLTMAFSANLGGWIADTLVSKGLSVTTVRKIMQSIGFLGPAFFLTQLSHIDSPAMAVLCMACSQGTDAFSQSGLYSNHQDIAPRYSGVLLGLSNTAGVLAGVFGTAATGYILQHGSWDDVFKVSVGLYLVGTVVWNLFSTGEKILD; this is encoded by the exons ATGAGCATTGCAATACTTCCAATGTCAGCCGAGAACAATTGGAACCCAGCCACTGTCGGTTTGATCCAGTCTTCATTTTTCTGGGGCTACTTACTCACCCAA ATTGCTGGTGGCATTTGGGCGGACACAGTGGGCGGGAAGAAGGTTTTGGGATTTGGTGTCATTTGGTGGTCCATTGCTACGATTCTTACTCCTGTTGCTGCTAAAGTTGGATTACCCTTCCTACTCGTTGTTCGCGCTTTCATGGGGATTGGTGAG GGTGTTGCGATGCCTGCCATGAATAACATTCTGTCCAAATGGGTTCCTGTATCAGAGAGGAGTAGATCATTAGCGTTTGTGTACAGCGGGATGTACCTTGGATCAGTCACTGGCCTGGCCTTTTCACCATTTTTAATACATCAGTTTGGATGGCCATCGGTTTTTTACTCCTTTGGTTCTCTAGGAACGGTTTGGTTTGCTGCATGGCTCAGTAAG GCACACAGTTCACCTCTCGACGATCCTCAGCTGCGGCCTGCAGAAAAGAAGTTGATTTTTGCGAACAGTTTTTCCAAGGAACCTGTTGAAACGATCCCTTGGAGACTAATCTTGTCGAAAGCCCCTGTATGGGCCCTAATAGTGTCTCACTTCTGTCACAACTGGGGAACATTTATTCTTTTGACATGGATGCCAACATATTATAATCAA GTCTTGAAGTTCAATCTTACAGAATCTGGCCTTTTCTGTGTCTTGCCCTGGCTTACAATGGCATTTTCTGCAAATTTGGGAGGTTGGATTGCAGATACTCTTGTGAGCAAAGGTTTATCTGTTACAACAGTCCGTAAG ATCATGCAATCAATTGGCTTTCTTGGCCCTGCCTTCTTCCTAACTCAGTTGAGCCACATTGATTCTCCTGCAATGGCTGTTCTGTGCATGGCATGCAGCCAG GGAACTGATGCATTTTCCCAGTCTGGTCTATATTCAAACCATCAAGATATTGCCCCCCGATATTCT GGAGTGCTGCTTGGTCTATCCAATACAGCTGGAGTATTGGCAGGGGTGTTTGGAACTGCAGCCACTGGTTACATCTTGCAACATG GTTCTTGGGATGATGTTTTCAAGGTTTCAGTTGGGCTCTACTTGGTTGGAACAGTCGTCTGGAACCTCTTTTCAACGGGTGAGAAAATATTGGATTAG